The Streptomyces sp. DG2A-72 genome includes a region encoding these proteins:
- a CDS encoding ScbR family autoregulator-binding transcription factor, producing the protein MVKQDRAIRTRRTILVAAARIFEERGYQAATISEILAAADVTKGALYFHFPSKEHLAQGVLHEQDQQLPIPDRACKIQQIVDTVLLQAYRLQTDPMVRAGVRLSLDQQAHGLDRSGPFVRWAEVVTELLEKAQTQGELLPHVQPKETADVMVGSFAGVQAMSQAMCNYQDLLNRVAALLRHLLPSVVLSSVLTSADLTESRGAAVFEELQALATSARRP; encoded by the coding sequence ATGGTCAAGCAGGACCGGGCAATCCGGACACGGCGAACGATCCTCGTCGCCGCGGCCAGGATCTTCGAGGAACGCGGCTACCAGGCCGCGACCATCAGCGAGATCCTCGCCGCGGCCGACGTGACCAAGGGGGCCCTGTACTTCCACTTCCCCTCGAAGGAACACCTGGCCCAAGGAGTGCTCCACGAGCAGGACCAGCAGCTGCCCATCCCCGACCGCGCCTGCAAGATCCAGCAGATCGTGGACACCGTGCTGCTGCAGGCATACCGGCTGCAGACCGACCCGATGGTACGGGCAGGCGTGCGGCTCTCACTCGACCAGCAGGCCCACGGACTCGACCGCAGCGGCCCCTTCGTACGCTGGGCCGAGGTCGTCACCGAACTGCTGGAAAAGGCACAGACCCAAGGCGAACTGCTCCCGCACGTCCAGCCGAAGGAAACCGCCGACGTCATGGTGGGCTCCTTCGCCGGCGTCCAGGCCATGTCCCAGGCCATGTGCAACTACCAGGACCTGCTGAACAGGGTCGCCGCCCTGCTGCGGCACCTGCTGCCCAGCGTGGTCCTGTCCTCCGTCCTGACCTCCGCAGACCTCACCGAGAGCCGCG